The following are encoded in a window of Telmatobacter sp. DSM 110680 genomic DNA:
- a CDS encoding SDR family oxidoreductase, with protein sequence MPQKIAFITGGNRGLGFQTALDLGQNKEENVKVVIGSRDKAQGEQAVSKLRAAGVDADVLQFDITKQADYQAAYDYFDSKYGRLDILVNNAGIAGGTFPGEGPEHRAADVPMDLLRKVFETNFFAQVELTEKLLPLIKKSPAGRIVNLSSILASLKLHADPKSPIYNAKSFAYDASKTALNAFTVHLAYELRDTKVKVNSAHPGWVKTDMGGQSAPMELSEGGKTSAALATLPEDGPTGGYFHMGKPLPW encoded by the coding sequence ATGCCCCAGAAGATTGCATTCATTACAGGCGGAAATCGCGGACTAGGATTCCAAACCGCGCTCGACCTAGGACAGAACAAGGAAGAAAACGTCAAGGTTGTCATCGGTTCGCGGGATAAGGCGCAAGGCGAACAGGCCGTGTCCAAATTGCGCGCAGCGGGTGTTGACGCCGACGTCCTCCAGTTCGACATTACAAAGCAGGCAGATTATCAGGCTGCCTACGACTACTTCGACTCGAAGTATGGCCGACTCGACATTCTGGTGAACAACGCAGGCATCGCAGGCGGCACGTTTCCCGGCGAAGGTCCAGAGCACCGTGCAGCCGATGTGCCGATGGATCTGCTGCGCAAGGTTTTTGAGACTAACTTCTTCGCACAGGTCGAACTGACTGAGAAACTGCTGCCGCTGATCAAGAAGAGTCCCGCCGGGCGCATCGTGAACTTGTCAAGCATTCTGGCTTCCCTCAAGCTGCATGCCGATCCAAAGTCACCGATCTACAACGCCAAATCCTTCGCCTACGACGCATCCAAGACCGCTCTCAATGCCTTCACAGTCCATCTCGCCTATGAGTTGAGGGATACGAAGGTCAAGGTGAATTCAGCGCATCCAGGATGGGTAAAGACCGATATGGGCGGCCAAAGCGCTCCCATGGAACTGAGCGAAGGCGGGAAGACCAGTGCGGCCCTGGCAACCCTGCCAGAAGATGGACCGACGGGCGGATACTTCCACATGGGCAAGCCGCTGCCTTGGTAA
- a CDS encoding DNA-binding protein, translated as MPEKETMERAQKDLREGKAPSTAAGEFVREEIEHVREGKHGARSPQQAIAIGLSKARRAGVPLKPPAPGKTSEETRHKAEHDVEKGRTDPQTDEEGSTKRGRSRLKAMQREPKNTTSHQALSAHAEKAANKRKKNG; from the coding sequence ATGCCTGAAAAAGAAACCATGGAAAGGGCTCAGAAAGACCTGCGAGAGGGCAAGGCGCCATCGACGGCGGCAGGCGAATTCGTCCGGGAGGAGATTGAGCATGTGCGGGAAGGGAAGCATGGAGCGAGATCACCGCAGCAGGCCATCGCCATCGGTCTCAGTAAGGCGCGGCGCGCTGGAGTTCCATTGAAGCCGCCGGCACCCGGCAAGACCAGCGAGGAAACTCGTCATAAAGCGGAGCACGATGTGGAGAAGGGCCGCACCGACCCTCAGACTGATGAAGAAGGCTCGACTAAGCGCGGCCGGTCTCGGCTAAAAGCCATGCAGCGGGAGCCCAAAAACACTACCTCTCACCAAGCGCTTTCGGCCCACGCGGAGAAAGCGGCAAATAAACGCAAGAAAAACGGGTGA
- a CDS encoding sigma 54-interacting transcriptional regulator — MRLSDSPDQDAAAAAEVTRAEFARFALENLFTISPDAIFVTDDDGIIRAANPRATQLFGYTSAELVGKRIEILVPERFRARHPAHRENYDAHPRARQMGAAMNLFGLRKDGTEFPVDIMLRPLRTPAGSAVLSIVRDVTEQRQAQDEARRSDLQLRSLLDGVRDYAIYLLDKDGYITTWNPGAERIKYYTPDEIIGKHFSRFFMQEDVEQGRPAELMRLAALRGRIEEEGWRVRKDGSRFWADVVLTAVRDKTGELTGFAKVTRDFTDRKRAEEAVMLQLSQALLSNLDVRKLLGAISASVREVVPHDCATLGLYDASSRTLMVQFLGIDEGDIRRSDVLVPLEGSPASEAFQTREPVIIERLQTSHFKPEAVRHLTSLGMQSACCIPLINRGEVIGTLAVSSRLENAFTQREAEMLVQVADQVAMAVSNAMVFRQIAELRDRLRQEKEYLQEEINLENRFEDIIGESGGLRQVLKQIETVAPTDATVLIQGETGTGKELLARAIHRLSGRRDRTFIKVNCAAIPAGLIESELFGHEKGAFTGAIARKMGRLELAHEGTLFLDEVGELPLDLQPKLLRALQEREIERLGGNRPISVNIRLIAATNRDLSQMVAEKQFRSDLFYRLKVFPIFSPPLRDRSGDIPVLVRHFVSTHSRRMGKSIETIPEETMKALCRWPWPGNIRELENFLERAVILTRGSVLYVPLAELETKVAEEQEQLDNFSPTLQAAEREHILRVLRETRGQIGGADGAAERLGLKRTTLNSKLKKLGIERSDYM; from the coding sequence ATGCGCCTGTCTGATTCCCCTGATCAGGACGCAGCGGCTGCGGCTGAGGTCACACGGGCCGAGTTCGCTCGATTTGCACTGGAGAACCTTTTCACCATTTCTCCAGATGCAATATTCGTCACGGATGATGATGGCATCATCCGAGCCGCGAACCCGCGCGCGACACAACTGTTTGGTTACACGTCAGCGGAGCTAGTCGGTAAAAGAATCGAAATCCTCGTTCCGGAGCGCTTCCGTGCGCGCCATCCTGCGCACCGGGAGAATTACGATGCACATCCTCGCGCTCGCCAGATGGGTGCGGCGATGAACCTGTTCGGTCTTCGCAAGGATGGTACCGAATTTCCGGTAGACATTATGCTTAGGCCTTTGCGTACCCCTGCGGGGTCTGCCGTACTAAGCATCGTGCGTGATGTGACGGAACAGCGTCAGGCCCAGGACGAAGCTCGACGGAGCGATCTGCAACTGCGTTCACTGCTCGATGGAGTTCGTGATTACGCGATTTATCTGCTCGATAAAGATGGATACATCACGACCTGGAATCCCGGTGCAGAGCGGATTAAGTACTACACTCCGGACGAAATCATCGGGAAGCATTTTTCGCGTTTTTTCATGCAGGAAGACGTCGAGCAAGGTCGACCAGCTGAGCTAATGAGGTTGGCGGCGTTGCGGGGGCGTATTGAAGAAGAGGGCTGGCGGGTGCGGAAGGATGGCTCGCGCTTTTGGGCAGACGTAGTTCTCACTGCTGTTCGCGACAAGACCGGGGAACTCACTGGCTTCGCGAAGGTGACCCGCGACTTCACCGATCGCAAGCGGGCTGAGGAAGCCGTAATGCTACAGCTCAGCCAGGCACTGCTTTCGAACTTGGACGTTCGCAAACTGCTGGGGGCAATTTCGGCAAGCGTGCGCGAAGTAGTACCGCACGATTGCGCGACGCTGGGCTTGTATGACGCGTCCTCACGGACATTGATGGTTCAGTTTCTTGGGATCGACGAAGGCGATATCCGACGCAGTGACGTGCTGGTTCCATTGGAAGGATCTCCGGCCTCGGAGGCGTTCCAAACCCGCGAACCGGTGATTATTGAACGCTTGCAGACATCGCACTTCAAGCCAGAGGCGGTCCGCCACCTCACTTCGCTTGGCATGCAATCGGCATGTTGCATTCCGCTGATCAATCGCGGCGAGGTTATTGGCACACTCGCTGTTTCCAGCAGGCTCGAGAACGCCTTCACGCAGCGCGAGGCCGAGATGCTGGTGCAAGTGGCCGACCAGGTTGCTATGGCCGTCAGCAATGCGATGGTTTTTCGTCAGATCGCCGAGCTCCGCGACCGCCTTCGCCAGGAGAAGGAGTATTTGCAGGAAGAGATCAACCTCGAGAATCGCTTCGAGGACATCATTGGGGAAAGCGGCGGTCTGCGCCAGGTTTTGAAGCAGATTGAAACTGTGGCCCCGACGGATGCAACCGTCCTCATTCAAGGCGAGACGGGAACGGGAAAAGAGCTGCTTGCGCGAGCTATCCATCGCCTCAGCGGGCGTCGTGACCGGACGTTCATCAAGGTCAACTGTGCAGCCATTCCAGCGGGCCTTATTGAAAGCGAGCTGTTCGGGCACGAGAAAGGTGCCTTTACCGGAGCGATTGCGCGCAAGATGGGGCGCCTCGAACTGGCGCATGAGGGCACGCTGTTTCTGGATGAAGTCGGGGAGCTGCCTCTCGATCTTCAGCCAAAGCTTCTTCGCGCCCTTCAGGAACGAGAGATTGAACGCCTAGGAGGCAACCGCCCAATCTCCGTGAATATTCGGCTGATTGCAGCTACGAATCGGGACCTCTCCCAAATGGTCGCGGAGAAGCAGTTTCGCAGCGACCTGTTCTATCGCCTGAAAGTCTTCCCGATTTTTTCTCCTCCATTGCGCGACCGCTCGGGAGACATCCCGGTATTGGTGCGTCATTTCGTTTCCACGCACAGCCGTCGCATGGGTAAGAGCATCGAGACAATTCCCGAGGAAACGATGAAGGCCCTGTGCCGCTGGCCGTGGCCCGGCAACATCCGCGAGCTTGAAAACTTTCTAGAGCGGGCTGTAATCCTGACGCGCGGCTCCGTGCTGTACGTACCGCTTGCCGAGTTGGAAACCAAGGTTGCCGAAGAGCAGGAGCAGTTGGACAACTTCAGCCCTACTCTCCAGGCAGCGGAGCGCGAGCACATCCTTCGCGTCCTGCGCGAAACTCGCGGCCAGATTGGCGGGGCCGACGGAGCTGCGGAGCGACTTGGCCTGAAGCGGACCACCCTCAATTCCAAACTGAAAAAGCTGGGCATTGAACGCAGCGACTATATGTAA
- a CDS encoding Crp/Fnr family transcriptional regulator, translating into MMLTMRESMTTSGVQSNRPGEFFKKLSVAALRDLESMEFPTLYQPGMQLFSEKCTPAGIFIVVSGEVKLSINSSDGKRLILSIAKAGEVLGLSSALSGLPSEMTAEVLYPARIAVIDRDQFIAYMGRHPEVYQVVTQELSLQYKVACEQLRTVALSGSAPEKLARLLLDWSENGQKTEAGTRVRFSLTHEEIGEFIGASRETVTRTLSSFKSRRLVAFHGSILTIPSKGALQTLAGM; encoded by the coding sequence ATGATGCTTACCATGCGCGAATCGATGACCACTTCCGGAGTGCAGTCTAATCGGCCCGGCGAGTTTTTCAAGAAGCTTTCCGTGGCAGCACTCCGCGATCTGGAGTCAATGGAATTCCCCACGCTCTACCAGCCCGGCATGCAGCTTTTCTCTGAGAAGTGCACACCCGCAGGCATCTTCATCGTGGTCTCCGGAGAGGTCAAGCTTTCGATTAATTCGAGCGATGGCAAGCGCCTTATCCTCAGCATCGCGAAAGCCGGCGAAGTTCTTGGACTCTCGTCAGCGCTTTCAGGCTTGCCCAGCGAAATGACCGCAGAGGTCCTGTATCCCGCGCGAATCGCCGTCATCGATCGTGACCAGTTTATCGCCTACATGGGCCGTCATCCCGAGGTCTACCAGGTTGTTACACAGGAACTGAGCCTGCAATACAAGGTTGCATGCGAGCAGTTGCGCACGGTTGCCCTGTCTGGCTCCGCACCGGAAAAGCTTGCTCGCCTGTTGCTCGACTGGAGCGAAAACGGGCAGAAGACTGAAGCTGGAACGCGCGTTCGCTTCTCACTCACGCATGAAGAGATTGGCGAATTTATCGGCGCCTCGCGCGAGACGGTGACCCGTACTCTATCAAGCTTTAAGAGCCGTCGGCTTGTGGCGTTTCACGGATCGATCCTGACGATTCCGAGCAAGGGCGCCCTGCAAACTCTCGCTGGGATGTAA
- a CDS encoding TIGR01777 family oxidoreductase, whose protein sequence is MITGNFAAVRPLRIVIPGGSGQVGQVLARHFQRRGDHVTVLTRGPHTAEWETVHWDAQTPGIWTQYLEGADVCINLTGRSVNCRYTPDNRVEIYNSRIVSTRLLGDVIGSLNNPPRVWLNASTATIYRHALDRSMDERTGALGGGERGAPETWDFSIRVARDWETALFKADTPRTRKVAMRSAITFSPVAGNAFAVLSNLVRVGLGGKQGNGRQWVSWIHEDDFARAVEFLILREDLDGAVNIASPYPEQNREFMAQLRDAWDMPNGIPAPAPLLELAAFLMRTETELVLKSRRVIPTRLLDAGFKFQIPHWAHASEDLVERWRRSRQ, encoded by the coding sequence ATGATCACGGGAAATTTTGCGGCAGTTCGACCGCTTCGCATCGTCATTCCGGGGGGTAGTGGTCAGGTGGGCCAAGTGCTGGCGCGGCACTTCCAGCGTCGCGGCGACCACGTCACTGTGTTGACACGCGGACCACATACCGCCGAGTGGGAAACGGTGCACTGGGACGCGCAGACGCCAGGTATATGGACGCAGTATCTCGAGGGCGCGGACGTGTGCATCAACCTGACGGGCCGAAGCGTGAACTGCCGCTACACGCCGGACAATCGCGTTGAGATTTATAACTCGCGCATCGTATCGACCCGCTTGTTAGGCGACGTGATCGGATCGCTTAACAACCCGCCGCGCGTATGGCTGAATGCATCGACTGCAACGATCTACCGCCATGCACTTGATCGCTCCATGGACGAGAGAACCGGTGCACTCGGCGGCGGTGAGCGAGGGGCACCTGAGACATGGGACTTCTCGATTCGCGTGGCGCGCGACTGGGAAACAGCCTTGTTCAAAGCCGATACTCCCCGCACGCGCAAAGTGGCAATGCGATCGGCGATCACGTTCAGCCCGGTGGCCGGCAACGCGTTCGCCGTCCTGTCAAATCTCGTCCGCGTGGGACTCGGCGGAAAACAAGGCAACGGGAGGCAGTGGGTATCGTGGATTCACGAAGATGATTTTGCACGGGCGGTCGAGTTCCTGATTCTGCGCGAAGACCTCGACGGCGCAGTCAACATTGCCTCGCCGTATCCTGAGCAAAACCGCGAGTTCATGGCGCAGTTGCGTGACGCCTGGGACATGCCCAATGGAATTCCCGCACCCGCGCCGCTGCTGGAGCTTGCAGCATTTTTAATGCGAACCGAAACTGAGCTAGTGCTAAAGAGCCGGCGCGTGATTCCAACCCGCCTCCTCGATGCCGGCTTCAAATTTCAAATTCCCCATTGGGCGCACGCATCTGAAGACTTGGTAGAGCGATGGCGAAGAAGTAGACAGTGA
- a CDS encoding DinB family protein, translated as MTTAIAEVGVETAGDLLKNWQGHRRLTRRVIEAFPEDKLFAFSIGGMRPFSELAWEFIRMAVPIAEGVATGKWAEFSFAKASVTTKSELLRIWDEQTARLDEVFAQIPPHRFSEVDKAFGQWEGRGIDTIRYAIDNEIHHRGQGYVYLRALGIEPPPFWER; from the coding sequence ATGACAACTGCGATTGCGGAAGTGGGCGTGGAGACGGCAGGCGATCTTCTGAAGAACTGGCAGGGACACCGACGGCTGACGCGCAGGGTGATTGAGGCGTTTCCGGAAGACAAGCTTTTCGCGTTTTCGATTGGCGGGATGCGTCCGTTTTCGGAGCTGGCATGGGAGTTTATCCGTATGGCGGTGCCGATCGCCGAGGGCGTCGCGACGGGGAAGTGGGCGGAGTTCTCATTTGCAAAAGCAAGCGTGACGACTAAAAGCGAGCTGCTCCGGATATGGGATGAACAGACGGCGAGGCTGGACGAGGTGTTCGCACAGATTCCGCCGCACCGGTTCAGCGAGGTCGACAAGGCGTTTGGGCAGTGGGAAGGACGCGGAATCGACACGATCCGCTACGCAATCGACAATGAGATCCACCATCGAGGACAGGGATATGTCTATTTGAGAGCGCTGGGGATCGAGCCACCGCCGTTCTGGGAACGATGA
- a CDS encoding TonB-dependent receptor, producing MLRFIALAVLLSSSVLIFAADSSTSSAKPAPASTVQGVVADPTGAIVPNAEVDLLNADGSIAVTTKSDGVGNFLMAAPHAGSFTLVISEPGFETVHLPVTVRPNVVSAAAPVAHVMAAPLHITLPIASVATNVRVNGDTDEDLTASEENRDSSVMTSSDLKALPIFDNDYVTAMSSFLDDSASGSGGSGLMVDGVEANRATVSASAVQEVRINQDPYSAQYYWPGRGQMEIITKSAADKYHGQFNFLFRDSALNAQNALAPSKPFEQRRVYEGSTTGPIFFAKKSSFLASFNRAEEDLNSVVNAVVVPTPGDPSGLLQANVPAPTRDTEFSVRAAHQFGDKYSAYAQYSYEDWTGQNQGAGGQALASSAYNSEYHEDDTVVHVDSTLSAVLLNQFSVVGEHDFNRHANVFEAPRVNVSGDFVGGSAQGDYLSTEYNFRITDIVTWTHGRHTLKFGANVPHIGRRAFDDNTNALGTYTFGPTLNADGTIAQTALQNYVNNLPSEFSQNTGDVHFIYHQQEMGAFIQDQFKMNARFSITPGIRYDWQNFLATKRLGFSPRVSFAWVVDEDSKTVVRGGGGIYYDRFGSGPLLDLARYENARRRSIQISLNPATLPSSGCVPVSDCTTITEQPANLAQLAPNAAIPYELQYGLSIERQLGEKATGIISAYSTRGIHEFRSVDINAPTPESGYTVRPNPNYGLIRQMQPYGFFEGSGLDLSYRGRLNKYFTGFGRYTWSHYESNTGGISWFPQNQYATNDEWSNASFDRRNRLGMYAMFNPKSVYNLAAGIFANSGRPWTITTGTDAYGDSLFNTRPDGVARNTENAPSYVDLDLRWGHDFAITPNKDEEAPKVGFSAGAFNLLNHQNPSSIDTVETSPTFGDVTADGPPRRIQLGMRVEF from the coding sequence ATGTTGCGCTTCATTGCTTTGGCCGTCTTGCTGTCGTCGTCTGTCCTCATCTTCGCCGCAGACTCATCGACATCTTCTGCAAAACCCGCGCCCGCATCCACGGTGCAAGGAGTAGTGGCTGATCCGACCGGTGCCATCGTTCCCAACGCTGAAGTCGACCTCTTGAACGCCGACGGCTCGATCGCAGTAACCACAAAATCAGATGGCGTCGGCAACTTCCTGATGGCCGCTCCCCATGCGGGCAGCTTCACTCTCGTCATCTCGGAACCCGGATTCGAAACCGTTCATCTGCCCGTGACAGTCCGTCCCAACGTCGTCTCCGCCGCCGCTCCTGTCGCCCATGTTATGGCCGCGCCACTGCACATCACGCTGCCGATCGCTTCGGTGGCAACGAATGTCCGTGTAAACGGTGATACAGATGAAGACTTGACTGCGTCGGAGGAGAATCGCGACTCGTCGGTCATGACTTCGAGCGATTTGAAAGCGTTACCAATCTTTGACAATGACTACGTCACTGCCATGAGTTCGTTTCTTGACGACAGCGCATCGGGATCCGGCGGCTCAGGATTGATGGTCGACGGAGTAGAAGCAAACCGTGCCACAGTGTCAGCTTCCGCCGTGCAGGAAGTCCGCATCAACCAGGACCCATATTCCGCGCAGTACTACTGGCCGGGCCGCGGGCAAATGGAAATCATCACCAAGTCCGCAGCCGACAAATATCACGGACAATTCAATTTTCTCTTTCGCGATTCCGCACTGAATGCGCAGAACGCATTGGCCCCCTCGAAACCATTTGAGCAGCGGCGCGTATACGAAGGCAGCACCACCGGGCCAATCTTCTTCGCAAAGAAGAGCAGCTTTCTCGCCAGCTTCAATCGCGCGGAAGAGGATCTGAATTCAGTTGTGAACGCCGTTGTGGTTCCGACTCCCGGTGATCCGAGTGGCTTGCTACAAGCCAATGTTCCAGCGCCGACGCGCGACACCGAATTCAGCGTTCGTGCTGCGCACCAGTTCGGCGACAAATACTCGGCATACGCGCAGTACAGCTACGAAGATTGGACCGGCCAAAATCAAGGCGCAGGCGGACAGGCATTGGCCAGCAGCGCCTACAACAGCGAATATCACGAAGACGATACCGTCGTACACGTCGACTCGACACTTTCGGCGGTGCTGCTCAATCAGTTCTCCGTAGTGGGAGAGCATGACTTCAATCGCCACGCAAATGTCTTTGAAGCGCCACGCGTAAATGTCAGCGGGGACTTCGTAGGTGGCTCTGCGCAGGGCGACTATCTCAGCACCGAATACAACTTCCGCATCACCGACATCGTGACCTGGACCCATGGCCGCCACACCCTCAAGTTCGGTGCTAACGTTCCCCACATCGGCAGGCGAGCGTTTGACGACAACACTAATGCGCTGGGTACGTACACCTTCGGGCCAACGTTGAACGCCGATGGCACAATCGCCCAAACAGCGTTGCAGAATTATGTGAACAACCTGCCGTCTGAGTTTTCGCAGAATACCGGCGACGTGCATTTCATCTATCACCAGCAGGAGATGGGCGCCTTTATTCAGGATCAGTTCAAGATGAATGCGCGCTTCTCCATCACACCCGGCATTCGCTACGACTGGCAGAATTTCCTGGCCACCAAGCGGCTCGGCTTTTCGCCGCGTGTCTCATTCGCGTGGGTGGTCGATGAGGACTCGAAGACCGTAGTTCGCGGCGGCGGCGGCATCTATTACGACCGCTTCGGCTCCGGCCCGCTCTTGGATTTGGCGCGCTATGAAAATGCGCGGCGACGTTCGATCCAGATTTCGCTGAATCCAGCGACGCTTCCCTCTTCCGGATGCGTGCCGGTATCCGACTGCACAACCATTACAGAACAGCCCGCGAATCTCGCCCAACTAGCGCCAAATGCAGCTATCCCCTACGAACTCCAATACGGTCTCTCCATCGAGCGCCAACTGGGCGAGAAGGCTACGGGCATCATCAGCGCCTATTCAACTCGCGGTATCCACGAGTTTCGCTCGGTGGACATTAATGCCCCAACGCCCGAGTCCGGATATACGGTACGCCCGAATCCAAATTACGGACTGATCCGCCAGATGCAGCCGTACGGATTCTTTGAAGGCAGCGGGCTCGATCTCTCCTATCGCGGCCGCCTGAACAAATACTTCACTGGATTTGGCCGTTACACCTGGTCGCACTACGAATCGAACACCGGCGGCATCAGCTGGTTCCCGCAGAATCAGTACGCGACGAACGATGAGTGGTCGAATGCCAGCTTTGATCGTCGCAACCGCCTCGGCATGTACGCCATGTTCAATCCCAAGAGCGTCTATAACCTTGCCGCGGGAATCTTCGCCAACTCCGGCCGCCCCTGGACGATCACCACCGGCACCGACGCTTACGGCGATTCACTCTTCAACACGCGTCCAGATGGAGTTGCACGAAATACAGAGAATGCGCCGTCTTATGTGGACCTCGATCTGCGCTGGGGACATGATTTTGCAATCACTCCCAACAAGGATGAGGAAGCTCCGAAGGTCGGCTTCTCTGCCGGCGCCTTCAACCTCCTCAACCACCAGAACCCATCCAGCATCGACACGGTCGAGACTTCGCCCACATTCGGTGACGTCACCGCCGATGGCCCCCCTCGGCGAATCCAACTGGGTATGCGCGTCGAATTCTAA
- a CDS encoding HAD-IA family hydrolase, with translation MIRVLRPVPVEQLKLLVFDLDGTLIDSAQDLCNSVNATLENFGRPHLSDEVIAGYIGNGALMLIRRAFAADDGKEPNEELLAEAYRFFLDYYREHKLDYTYAYEGVLEALDALHKVYDQLNVPARKMAVLTNKPVRPAQAICEALGLAPFFLNIYGGNSFPTKKPDPEGLIALMKEADATPEQTVMIGDSQVDVLTARNAGAWCIGCTFGLAPGSLEAIPPDVLVDTPADWTAALSPAKIDL, from the coding sequence ATGATTCGGGTTCTTCGTCCGGTGCCTGTGGAGCAGCTGAAGCTGCTGGTATTTGATCTCGATGGCACGCTCATCGATTCCGCGCAGGATCTCTGCAACAGTGTGAATGCGACGCTGGAGAATTTTGGCCGCCCGCATCTCTCCGATGAAGTGATTGCGGGTTACATCGGCAACGGAGCCCTCATGCTGATCCGCCGAGCATTTGCCGCAGATGACGGCAAGGAACCCAACGAAGAACTCCTGGCCGAAGCCTACAGGTTTTTTCTCGACTACTACCGCGAGCACAAGCTCGATTACACCTATGCATATGAAGGCGTTCTCGAAGCTCTCGATGCGCTCCACAAAGTGTATGACCAACTCAACGTACCCGCCCGCAAGATGGCAGTCCTCACCAATAAACCGGTTCGCCCCGCGCAAGCGATCTGTGAGGCACTCGGCCTCGCCCCCTTCTTCCTGAACATCTACGGCGGCAACAGCTTCCCCACCAAGAAGCCCGATCCCGAAGGCCTGATCGCATTGATGAAAGAGGCCGACGCAACGCCGGAGCAGACAGTCATGATCGGCGACAGCCAGGTAGACGTACTGACGGCCCGCAACGCCGGCGCATGGTGCATCGGCTGCACATTCGGGCTCGCCCCAGGCAGCCTGGAAGCCATTCCGCCTGACGTGCTGGTGGATACACCTGCAGACTGGACAGCCGCCTTGAGTCCTGCGAAAATCGATTTATAA